The nucleotide sequence GCCAGTCCGTGGCGTACACGTAGTCCCGGCGACGGAACCGGTAGAGGTCGCCGGACAGGCGCAATGGCTGCATCACGCTGGCGAGGGGATGCGCCGTGGCGCGCTCGTCGAAGAAGGGCAACGGCGGCACGCCGAAGCCGGTGTCGTCGACGCCGACGTACCACTGCCGCTCGGCGTCGTTCACGACGTCCCAGCAGGACTCGCCGTCGATGGGCACGACCGCATCGAGGTAGACCAGCGCGTCGACGCGGTCGGGGATGCGGTCGGCGACCCCGGTGATCACCATGCCGCCGTAGCTGTGTCCGACGAGCACGAGGTCGTCGACGTCGCGTGCGTCGGCGTCGATCGCGGCGAGAGTGTCCGCGAGGTGCGTGTCGAGGTTGACCCCGCCGGGCAGGAGGTGCGCCCGTTCGGCCACACCGGTGAGGGTGAGCCCGAGGACGCGGTGACCGGCGGACCGCAACCCCGCCGCCAGGCCGTCGAAGCACCACGCGCCGTGGCACATTCCGGGAACGAGGACGAAGGTGGTCACGAGAGCGCTCCTTTGGAGGTCGATGGGTGGTGCGTCCGTCGGCCTCCAGCGTCGGCCGGATCCTTCGAGAAGTCCAAGACATCTTCGTTCGGCTTTCTATAATCATCGCTTATGGAATTGCGGCAGCTCGACTACTTCGTCGCCGTGGCGGAGGAGGCCAACTTCACGCGGGCCGCCGAACGCGAACACGTCGCGCAGCCCGCGGTCAGCGCCCAAATCCGGCGTCTGGAACGCGAACTCGGCCAGCCGCTGTTCGACCGCAACCGGCGCGCGGTGCGACTCACCGCGGCGGGGGAGGCGCTCCTGCCGCACGCCCGGGCTGCCCTGCGCGCCGTCGGTGACGCCCGCACGGCGGTGGCCGAGCTCGGCGATCTGGTGCGGGGCTCGATCACCGTCGGCAGCGTCACGGCGCACGACTTCGACATGGCCGGCCTGCTGGCCGACTTCCACCGCGAACATCCGCTCGTCGACATCACGCTCGGCACCGATGACTCCGACGCCCTGGTCGACGGCATCCGGTCCGGCCGTCTCGACGCCGCGATCCTGTCGGTGGGCACGGATCTCCCAGTGGGCCTGGCCGCCGAGGTGGTCACTGATCAGCGGATCGTGGCGGCCGTCGCCGGGACGCACGCCTGGCGGCGACGCCGTGGCATCGCCGTCGCCGACCTGGCCGACCAGCCGGTGATCGCGCTGCCCGTCGGCACCGGGATCCGTCGCCTGCTCGACGACGCCTGCGCCGCGGGGGGCGTGACGGTGCGCGTCGCCCTGGAGGCCTCGACGCCGCAGGCGCTGGCCGACCTGGCCGCGCGCGGGCTCGGCGTGGCGATCCTGCCGGAATCGGCGGCCACGGCCCGTCCGGAGCTGCATGCCGTCGTCCTCGCGCCGCCGTTGCGCGGCCGGCTGGTCTTCGCCTGGCGCGCCGCCGGCCCGATGAGTCCGGCGGCGCGGGTGCTGGTCGGGATGGCTCGCCGCCGTCTGCGCGTCGGTGGGCCCGCATAGAGTGAGGGCCGTGAGCCCCGCCAAGACCGCGACGACGAGCACCGCCGCCGAATCCGCCGCCGCCAAGCCCACGCTGATGCTGCTCGACGGCAACTCCCTGGCGTTCCGGGCGTTCTACGCGCTGCCCGCCGAGAACTTCAAGACCCAGGGCGGTCTGACCACCAACGCGGTGTACGGCTTCACCGCCATGCTGATCAATCTGCTGCGCGACGAGCAGCCGACGCACGTCGCCGCCGCCTTCGACGTGTCGCGCCAGACGTTCCGCATGGACAAGTACCCCGAGTACAAGGCCGGCCGGTCGGCGACGCCGGACGAGTTCCGCGGCCAGATCGACATCACCAAGGAGGTGCTCGGCGCCCTCGGCATCACCGTGCTCGCCGAGCCGGGCTTCGAGGCCGACGACATCATCGCCACGCTCGCCACGCAGGCCGAGGCGGAGGGCTTCCGGGTGCTCGTCGTGACGGGCGACCGCGACTCGCTGCAACTGGTCAGCGACGACGTCACGGTGCTCTACCCGCGCAAGGGCGTCAGCGAGCTGACGCGCTTCACCCCGGAGGCCGTCGTCGAGAAGTACGGGCTGACCCCGACGCAGTACCCCGACTTCGCGGCGCTGCGCGGCGACCCCAGCGACAACCTGCCGGGCATCCCCGGGGTGGGGGAGAAGACGGCATCCAAGTGGATCGTCGAGTACGGCTCGCTGCAGGACCTCGTCGACAACGTCGACAAGGTGAAGGGCAAGGTCGGAGACTCGTTGCGCGCCAACCTGTCCCACGTCATCCTCAATCGCGAGCTGACCGATCTGGTCAAGGACGTGCCGCTGGCGCAGACGCCGGACACGCTGCGCATGCAGCCCTGGAACCGCGACCAGATCCACCGCTTGTTCGACGACCTCGAGTTCCGCGTCCTGCGCGACCGGCTCTTCGAGACGCTCGCCTCCGCCGATCCCGAGGTGGAGGCCGGCTTCGACGTCCGCGGCGGCGTGCTGGAGCCGGGCACGCTGGCGACCTGGCTGGCCGCGCACGGCCACGGTGACCGGTTCGGCATGGCGGTCGTCGGCACCCACCTCGCCTTCGACGCCGACGCCACGGCGCTGGCGATCGTCGCCGCCGACGGTGAGGGCCTCTATCTGGACACTGCCACGCTGCAGCCCGACGACGAGGCCGCCCTGGCTTCCTGGCTCGCCGACCCGGGGCCGCCGAAGGCGCTGCACGAGGCCAAGCTCGCGATGCACGACCTGGAGGGTCGCGGCTGGACGCTGCGGGGCGTCACCTCGGACACGGCGCTGGCGGCCTACCTGGTCCGGCCCGGGCAGCGCAGCTTCGCCCTCGACGACCTGTCGGTGCGCTATCTGCGTCGTGAGTTGCGTGCGGAAAGCCCCGAGCAGCAACAACTCTCGCTGCTGGACGACTCCGAGGGCGTCGACGACCAGGCGGTGCAGACGCTGATCCTGCGCGCGTCGGCCGTCATGGACCTCGCGAACGCGCTCGACGAGGAACTGGCCCGCATCGATTCATCCTCACTGCTCGGGCAGATGGAACTCCCGGTGCAGCGCACGCTGGCCGAGATGGAGTCGGCGGGCATCGCCGTCGACCTCGAGTTGCTCGGCCAGCTGCAGAGCCAATTCGGCGACCAGATCCGCGACGCGGCCGAGGCGGCGTACGAGGTGATCGGCAAGCAGATCAACCTGGGCTCGCCCAAGCAGCTGCAGGTGGTGTTGTTCGACGAACTCGAGATGCCGAAGACCAAGAAGACGAAGACCGGTTACACCACCGACGCCGACGCCCTGCAGGGCCTCTTCGACAAGACCGGCCACCCGTTCCTCCAGCACCTGCTGACCCACCGGGACGCCACGCGGCTCAAGGTGACGGTCGACGGGCTGCTGAACTCGGTGGCCTCCGACGGTCGCATCCACACCACGTTCAACCAGACCATCGCCGCAACGGGACGGTTGTCCTCGACCGAGCCGAACCTGCAGAACATTCCCATCCGGACCGAGGCGGGCCGGCAGATCCGCGACGCGTTCGTGGTGGGGAACGGCTACGCCGAGCTGATGACCGCCGACTACAGCCAGATCGAGATGCGCATCATGGCGCACCTGTCCGGTGACCAGGGCCTGATCGAGGCCTTCAACACCGGCGAGGACCTGCACTCGTTCGTCGCGTCGCGGGCGTTCGACGTGCCGATCGACGAGGTGAACGCCGAACTGCGCCGCCGGGTGAAGGCGATGTCCTACGGACTGGCCTACGGGTTGAGCGCCTACGGCCTCGCCGCCCAGCTGAAGATCAGCACCGACGAGGCGAAGGTGCAGATGGATCAGTACTTCGCCCGGTTCGGCGGCATCCGCGACTACCTGCGTGACGTGGTGGACCAGGCCCGCAAGGACGGCTACACCTCCACGGTGTTCGGACGCCGGCGCTACCTGCCCGAACTCGACAGCAGCAACCGCAACGTGCGCGAGGCCGCCGAGCGTGCGGCGCTCAACGCGCCGATCCAGGGCAGCGCCGCCGACATCATCAAGGTGGCGATGATCAACGTCGACGCGGCGATCAAGAAGGCGGGTCTGTCGTCGCGGGTGCTCCTGCAGGTGCACGACGAACTGCTCCTCGAGGTCGCCGACGGGGAGCACGACGATCTCGAACGCCTCGTCCGGCACGAGATGGGCAGTGCGTACTCGTTGGACGTGCCGCTCGAGGTGTCGGTGGGCTACGGCCGCAGCTGGGACGCGGCAGCGCACTAGGGCGCGTCGGCGTCCACTCGGGCGCGGGCGGCGGCCCGGGTGTCCTCCGGCTGCGGGGTGTCCTCCGCCCGTGGCGCCCCGCGCGGCAGGTGGTGTTCGTGGGCGATGAGTTCGCGCGGCGCCGTGGGCAAACGCCAATGGAAGGTGATGGCCGCCAGCCGCAGCAGCGTGGCGACCAGGGACCCGACGACGACGCCGAGCCACTGCGAACCCGCGTGGTCGATCAGCACGTACAGCACCGATCCGAGGATGGCGGGAGCGGCGTACATGTCGTCCGGACCCATGACCATGGGCACGTCGCGGGCGACGACGTCGCGGATCACGCTCCCCGCCACGGCACTCACCACGCCGAGCACGGCCGCCGCGAACCAACTCGCCCCGTGATCGACCGAGATGGCGGCACCCGACGTCGCGAAGAACCCCATCCCGACCGCGTCGAGGACGACGACGAGCTGGGTCAGCTTGACGACGGTGCGGGCGAACACCGTCGCGATGACCGACACCAGTACGCACAGCGTGATGTCCGGCCAGCGCTGCAGCGAGGTCGGCGGGTCGACGTCGATGAGCACGTCACGCAGGACACCGCCCCCGACGCCGGTGAGCACGGCCATGGTCGCGATGCCGAACAGGTCGAAGCCCTTGCGAATGCCCACGACGGACCCGGACGCGGCGAGGACCGCGATCCCGGCGTAGTCGACGACGTGTTGGAGCACGTCCGCACGCTATGTCGGCGAGCTGGACGGCCGCTGTGACGCCACGGTGCGGCGCGGCTCAGCCGAGACCGGGATGGGGTGTTGGCCACCGCAGTGCCGGTGCCGCGGCGCGTGCGGCGTGCACGGCGTAAGCCTCCTCGATCAGCAGCTGCTGCACGCGGGCGTCCCCGAATCCCCGATCGAGGCGATCGCGGACGAAGGCGAGTTCGGTGACCTGGACGGCGAACGCCCGCACCGCCGCGGCCGCGTCAGCACCGTGGCGGCGACGCACCTCGGCGACGGCGGCGGTGCGGGTGCGCAGCGACCCGAGCCACGTCGCCTCGCCGGCGGTGACGAGTCCGGCGGCCACCATGCCGGGCAGTTTCTCGGCGACGACGCGCTGTTCGCGCCGGCGTCCGTAGACGGCGAGCCCGACGGCGAGGCCGAAGATCGGCACCATCCACAGGACGTACACCCCGAGGTAGGCCCCGAAGCCGACCAGCGAGGAACCGTTCCACAGTCCGTGCAGCAGGACCGCCGCCGCATATCCGGTCCCGAGCGCGCCGAGGCGCACGACGGCGCTGCGCTGCTGCAGGGCGACGTACACGCCGAAGGCGAACATCGTCGTGAACAACGGGTGGGCGAACGGCGCCATGACGAGCCGCAACGCCGCCGTGACCAGTGCGTCGCCGACGGACTCGCCGTTCGCGATGTAGAGGATGTCCTCGAGCCAGGCGAAGCCCGCCCTCACCAGACCGGCGTACACCAGGCAGTCGGTGAGCGAGTTCATCTCGTGGCGGCGCCGACCGGTCAGCATGAGGAGCAGGAAGGCGCACTTGGCCGCCTCCTCGATGAGCGGCGCGCCGATGACGACGGAGAACGCGCTCGTCGAGCCGTCGTCGGCGGCCGCCGGCGCGACCACGGCCTCGAGCCACAGTCCGAGGACCAGGGACAGCACCACCGCCACCGACGCACCCCACAGGAACGCGAAGACCAGGAGCCGCAGCGGCTCGGGTTCCCAGCGGTCCAGCCACAGGTAGGCCGCCACGACGACCGCGATCGCGAGGCTGGCGAGCACGAAGCCGATCGCGGTACCGATTGGATTCAGCGCCGTGAGGCCGATGACGATCAACCCGGTGACGAGACCCATCAGGATCAGCACGCCGATCGGCGCACCGACCTTTCGCAGGCGCCGGGGCAGCGGCATCGAGGCGTAGGGGCGAGGCACCGGAGGCATGTGCACGACGGTCACGGTAGCGGTGCCGACGGACCGGGTTTGTCCAGCGTGTACCCAGGCGAGTAGTCTCGACGGGTACCTGTGTGCGTCATCGCGATCATCGCTGGTACGACACCTCGGCGCAGCCGCGCCGAAGCCAATGATAGCCGTCCCTACGAGAAAACCTGTCCGGAGCCACCCACCACATGCCAAGTCCCTCCGTCACCTCGCCGCAAGTAGCCGTCAACGACATCGGCTCGGCTGAGGACTTCCTCGCCGCCATCGACAAGACCATCAAGTACTTCAACGATGGCGACATCGTCGAGGGGACCATCGTCAAGGTCGACCGCGACGAAGTCCTGCTCGACATCGGTTACAAGACCGAAGGCGTCATCCCTTCCCGCGAACTCTCGATCAAGCACGACGTCGACCCCTCCGAGGTCGTCTCCGTCGGCGACGAGGTCGAAGCCCTGGTCCTCACCAAGGAGGACAAGGAAGGTCGCCTGATCCTGTCCAAGAAGCGCGCTCAGTACGAGCGGGCCTGGGGCACCATCGAGGAACTCAAGGAAAAGGACGAGGCCGTCAAGGGCACCGTCATCGAGGTCGTCAAGGGTGGCCTCATCCTCGACATCGGCCTGCGCGGCTTCCTGCCCGCGTCGCTGGTCGAGATGCGGCGCGTCCGCGATCTGCAGCCGTACATCGGTCGCGAGATCGAGGCGAAGATCATCGAGCTGGACAAGAACCGCAACAACGTCGTGCTCTCCCGCCGCGCCTGGCTCGAGCAGACCCAGTCCGAGGTGCGCAGCGAGTTCCTCAACCAGCTGCAGAAGGGCGCCATCCGCAAGGGCGTCGTGTCCTCGATCGTCAACTTCGGCGCGTTCGTCGACCTCGGCGGCGTCGACGGCCTTGTGCACGTCTCCGAGCTGTCCTGGAAGCACATCGACCACCCGTCCGAGGTCGTGCAGGTGGGCGACGAGGTCACCGTCGAGGTGCTCGACGTCGACATGGACCGCGAGCGGGTGTCGCTGTCGCTCAAAGCGACTCAGGAAGACCCGTGGCGCCACTTCGCCCGTACCCACGCGATCGGCCAGATCGTGCCGGGCAAGGTCACCAAGCTGGTCCCGTTCGGTGCGTTCGTCCGCGTCGAGGAGGGCATCGAGGGCCTGGTCCACATCTCCGAGCTGTCCGAGCGCCACGTCGAGGTCCCGGACCAGGTGGTCCAGGTCGGCGACGACGCGATGGTCAAGGTCATCGACATCGACCTGGATCGTCGTCGCATCTCGCTGAGCCTCAAGCAGGCCAACGAGGACTACACCGAGGAGTTCGACCCCTCGAAGTACGGCATGGCCGACAGCTACGACGATGCGGGGAACTACATCTTCCCCGAGGGCTTCGACGCCGACAGCAACGAGTGGCTCGAGGGCTTCGAGAAGCAGCGTGACGAGTGGGAGGCCCGGTACGCCGAGGCCGAACGTCGGCACAAGATGCACACCGCGCAGATGGAGAAGTTCGCTGCGGCGGACGCCGAGGCGGCCAGCCGTCCGGCGTCCAACGGTTCGACGTCGCGTGGCGACGAGCCGACCGGTGGCACCCTGGCCAGCGACGCCCAGCTCGCGGCGCTGCGCGAGAAGCTGGCCGGCAGCGCCTGATTCGTCGCGCCGACCCGTAGCACACACGGCGAACGCCCCGGCTCCTCGGAGCCGGGGCGTTCGTCGTCTCCGCCTCGACGTGTGCATGAATCGCTAATTGACAATGATTTTCATTGGCTGTTTGACTCCAGCCATGTCGATCGCGCGCGTCCTGAGCATCCTGTCCCTGTCGGCGCTGGCGGCCGGATGCGCCGCCGAGTCCGGCACCGCCGGGCCGTCCACGGCAACGTCTTCCACGGCGGCATCTTCCACGGCGGCGTCCTCCACGGCAGCACCGTCCGCCGCGCCGGTCGAGCGGGCCACGGCGACGCCCCGGTTGGCGCTCAGCTACGACGGCGGCGTGCTGGTGCTCGACGCCCGCACCCTGAAGCCCATCGCCGACGTCCCCGTGGAGGGCTTCGTCCGACTGAACTCCGCCGGTAATGGGCGGCACGTGCTGGTCTCGCAATCCGACGGGTTCGCCGTGCTCGACATGGGCACCTGGACCGCGGCGCACGGCGACCACGGTCACCACTGCACGGCCGCGCCGCAACTCACCGACATGCGCTTCGGGGGCGCCGAGCCCGGACACGTCGTCGCACACGACGGCATGGTGACGCTGTTCAGCGACGGCACGGGTGAGGTCGACGTCGTCGACCCACGGGCGCTGCTCACCGGAGACGGACGGCCCACCACGGCTCTGGTGACCGAGCCGCACCACGGCGTTGCGGTTCGGCGCGCCGACGGAACCTTGGCGGTCAGCGTCGGCGATGCCGACAGCCGAAGTGGCGCACGGATCGTCGACGGAGACGGCCGTCAGCTCGCCGTCAACGACCAGTGCCCCGGCCTGCACGGTGAGGCCGCCGCAGCCGACGGCGTGCTCACCTTCGGCTGCGAGGACGGCATCCTCGTCGTGCGCGGCACCGAGTTCCGCAAGATCGCGAGCCCCGACCCGTACGGCCGCATCGGCAATCAGGCCGGCAGTGACGTGTCGCCGGTCGTCCTCGGTGACTACAAGACCGACCGCGACGCCGAGGTGGAACGTCCTCGCCGCTTCACCCTGACCGACACCGGGACCGGCACACTGCGGGTCGTGCCGATCGACGCGAGCTACAGCTTCCGTTCGCTGGACCGCGGTCCCGACGGCGAGGTCGTCATCCTCGGCACGGACGGCTTCCTGCACGTCTTCGATCCCGTCACCGCCCAGCGCATCGGACACCACCGTGCCGTCGCGGCCTGGACCGAGCCCGACGAGTGGCAGTCGCCGATGCCCAACCTGCACGTGCAGGACGGCGTCGCCTACGTCAGCGAGCCCGGCGCCCGTCGGCTGGTGGCCCTCGACCTGACCGATGGATCGGTCGTCGCGGAGACCACCCTCGCGCAGCCGACCGTCGAACTCACCGGCGTCGAGGGCTGAGCGCCGACGCGCGCCTGCCAGACTGACCCCGTGCTGCGAATCGGTCTCTCCGGCGGAATCGGCGCCGGCAAGTCAACGGTGTCGGCGACGTTCAGCGATCTCGGGGGGATCGTCGTCGACGGTGACGTGATCGCCCGCGAGGTCGTCGAACCGGGAACCGAGGGACTGGCACGCCTGGTCGAGGCCTTCGGCGACGGCATCCTGCGGCCGGACGGCGCCCTGGACCGGCCGGCGCTGGCGGCAATCGCCTTCAGCGACGACGAGAAGCGCGCGACGCTCAACGGCATCGTGCACCCGCTGGTCGGGGCCCGGCGCGCCGAAATCATCGACGCGGCACCAGCGGACGCCGTCATCGTCGAGGACATCCCGCTGCTGGTCGAGTCCCAGATGGCCCCGATGTTCCCGCTCGTGGTGATCGTGCACGCCGACGAGGACGTCCGCATCCGCCGGCTCGTCGAGCACCGCGGCTTCTCCGAGTCCGACGCGCGGGCCCGGATCAAGGCGCAGGCCAGCGAGCAGCAGCGCCGCGACGTCGCGGACGTGTGGCTCGACAACCACGGCGACGCCGAAGACCTCCGCGCCCGGGCGCGGGCGCTGTGGCAGGACCGGATCCTCCCGTTCGCGCACAACCTCGACGCCGGCACACCGGCGGTCGGCGCGCCCGTGCTGGTCGACGCGGACCCCACGTGGCCCGACCAGGCCCGCCGCATCGTCGCCCGGCTGCAGACGGCGTGCGGCCACCACGCCGTACGCATCGACCACGTCGGCTCCACCGCGGTGCCCGGCCTGCCGGCGAAGGACGTCATCGACGTGCAGGTGACGGTCCGCGACCTCGCCGTCGCCGACGAGCTGAGCGACGCCATCGTCACCGCCGGCTACCCACGCGTCGCGGACGTCACCGCCGACACTCCGCACACCGACGACGTCGACGGCTGGACCAAGCGGTTCCACGCTTCGGCGGACCCCGGACGGCTCACGAACGTCCACCTACGCGCCGATGGCAACCCGAATCAGCGCTTCGCCCTGCTGTTCCGGGACTGGCTGCGCGCCGATCCCGACGCCCGCGCCGACTACCTGGCGTGGAAGCGCACCGTCGCCGACGCCGGACACGCCGACACCGGTGCGTACGCCGAGGCGAAGGAACCGTGGTTCGCCGAGGCCCGTCCGCGCGCCGAGGCGTGGGCACGGGCGACGGGCTGGCAACCCTGACGGGTCAGGCGGCCGGTGGGGCGGGAGCGGGCGCGGCGGGGACCGCGGGCACCGGTGCGGGCGCGTCGACCGGCTGGGTGTTGCCGGTGGGGAAGTTCGTCACCGAGCCACAGCTCAGCACGCCGTAGCCGGGGTCGTTGCGCTGCGGCGTGAAGCGGGGCGCGACGAACTGGTCGGCCTGCGCCACGATCTGGTCGTCGACGAGGATCTCGCAGTGCAGGCTCGCGCTGTAGGGCCATTGGATCGACACCTGCATGCCGGCTTGCTGCGGATCGCTCACCACGCCGGTCGCCTCGAAGGTGCGGCCCGGCACCATCGTCGGGTCGGCGGTGTTGAAGTCGGTGTCCGACAGCTTGTAGGTGATCGACGCACCGCGGGCCACGCCGTCCACCCGCGCGCGGTACACGACGTTGTGCGGGCCCGGACCCACCGGCGGCGCCGCCCCTCCGGGGGCCGGCGGCGTCGCCTCTCCGGGCACCGGTGGCGTCGCCTCGGCAGGAGCCGGCGGCGGCGTCGCGGGGTCCGCCGGCGCAGGGGGCGCGGTCAACGCCGCTCCCGCCGCCAGGACGGCCACGGCGCCGGCCGCAAGCCAGCCACGTTTGCCAGAACTCATGTCCGGAGACTTTACGCCGAGCGCCAGGTGAGGACCATGTCGTGGCCCGCCAGCCAACGCGCCAGGTCGTAGTCGTGCCGCGCCAGCCCGTCGACCGCGGCGACGGCCGTCCCCACGGCGCGCTGAGCGGTTTCCTCGTCCAGCCGGCCGTCCACCACCGCCGCCAGGAGTTCGTCGACGTCGGTGATCGCGACGTCACGACCTGTGCGGACCACCAGGTCGAGGTAGTGATCCTCGGTATGCCAGACCTCACCGGCGCGGCTGACGCGAGCGACGTCGAGGTAGTAGTCCTGGTCCCGCTCGTGACCGGGGTTGAAGTGGAACACCGACGCGCGCAGCCCCAGCGTCGGGAGCAGCCAGGACTCGAGGAAGTGGAACTGCGCCCGGCCGGGGGTGGGCCGGGCCATGTACAGACCCCAGGGCCGCACGTCGTAGACCTCGACGGTGCGTTCGATGCCCTTGGGGTCGACGTTGATCCGCCGGCCGACGTCGAAGACCTCCCGCTTGGGCGGGTGGATCCGCTGCCTCACGACCGGCGGCGGCCGAGGTCGATGGTGAACGGCCGCGTGCCCTCCGGGCGGGTCCACATGCGCAGCACGAACCCGGCGATCAGAAGCAGGACGAAACCGGTCCACAGCAGGTCCGCCGCATCGAGCCAACTGCACGGGCGCGACGGCCCCAGTCCGTCGTCGCCGCAGGTGACGCCGAGGACCTCGGCGACCCGTCCCGGACCGGGCCAGACGAGCAGGACCAGGCACCCCACGCTGACGAGCAGCAGGACCAGCCCGAGGACGCGGAGGGCGATGCGAAGCGGTTCGCGCACGGCGTCACGCTAGCGCGCCCGTCGGACGTGCGGGAATGAACTTGTCGGACTCCGCGCTTAACCTGGTGACCATGGCTTTCGCGACCGAACACCCCGTGCTTGCGCACTCCGAGTACCGCCCCGTGGATGCCATGGTGCGCTCGGGTGGCCGCTTCGAGGTCGTCAGCGAGTACGAGCCCGCCGGTGACCAGCCCGCCGCGATCGACGAGCTGGAACGCCGGGTGCGCTCGGGCGAGCGCGACGTCGTGCTGCTCGGTGCCACCGGTACCGGCAAGTCCGCGACCACGGCCTGGCTCATCGAGCGGCTGCAGCGGCCGACGCTGGTGATGGCGCCGAACAAGACGCTGGCCGCGCAGCTCGCCAACGAACTGCGAGACATGTTGCCGCACAACAGCGTCGAGTACTTCGTGTCGTACTACGACTACTACCAGCCCGAGGCGTACATCGCCCAGACCGACACGTACATCGAGAAGGACAGCTCGATCAACGACGACGTCGAGCGGCTGCGCCACTCGGCCACGTCGAGTCTGCTGTCCCGGCGCGACGTCGTCGTGGTGGCGTCGGTGTCCTGCATCTACGGCCTCGGCACGCCGCAGTCCTACATGGACCGGTCGGTGGAACTGCAGGTCGGCCAGGAGGTGCCGCGCGACGGGCTGCTGCGACTGCTGGTCGACGTGCAGTACACCCGCAACGACATGTCCTTCACCCGCGGATCCTTCCGCGTCCGGGGCGACACCGTCGAGATCATTCCGTCCTACGAGGAACTCGCGGTACGCATCGAGTTCTTCGGCGACGAGGTCGAGGCGCTGTACTACCTGCACCCGCTTACCGGCGACGTCGTGCGCAAGGTCGACTCGCTGCGGATCTTCCCCGCGACGCACTACGTGGCCGGCCCGGAGCGCATGGCGCAGGCGATCTCGAGCATCGAGCGGGAACTCGAGGAGCGGCTCGCCGAACTCGAGGGCCAGGGCAAGTTGCTCGAGGCGCAGCGGCTGCGGATGCGGACCAACTACGACCTGGAGATGATGAAGCAGGTCGGCTTCTGCTCGGGCATCGAGAACTATTCGCGTCACATCGACGGACGTGGACCCGGGACGGCGCCCGCGACGCTCATCGACTACTTCCCCGAGGACTTCCTCCTCGTCATCGACGAGTCGCACGTGACGGTGCCGCAGATCGGCGGCATGTACGAGGGCGACATGTCGCGCAAGCGCAACCTGGTCGACTTCGGATTCCGCTTGCCGTCGGCGGTCGACAACCGCCCGCTGACGTGGGAGGAGTTCGCCGACCGGATCGGGCAGACGGTGTACCTGTCGGCCACGCCGGGCCCGTACGAGCTGAGCCAGTCCGGCGGCGAGTTCGTCGAGCAGGTCATCCGTCCCACTGGGCTGGTCGACCCGCACGTCATCGTCAAGCCGACCAAGGGCCAGATCGACGACCTCATCGGCGAGATCCGCAAGCGCACCGAGCGCGACGAGCGGGTGCTGGTGACGACGCTGACCAAGAAGATGGCCGAGGACCTCACCGACTACCTGCTCGAGACCGGGATCCGGGTGCGCTACCTGCACTCGGAGGTCGACACGCTGCGACGCGTGGAACTGCTGCGGCAGCTGCGGCTCGGCGAGTACGACGTGCTGGTCGGCATCAACCTGCTGCGCGAGGGCCTCGACCTGCCCGAGGTGTCGCTGGTGGCGATCCTCGACGCCGACAAGGAGGGGTTCCTGCGGTCGCCGCGAAGCCTCATCCAGACCATCGGCCGCGCGGCCCGCAACGTGTCCGGCGAGGTGCACATGTACGCCGACACGATGACCGACTCGATGAAGCAGGCCATCGACGAGACCGAGCGCCGTCGGGCCAAGCAGATCGCGTACAACGAGGCCCACGGCATCGACCCGAAGCCGTTGCGCAAGAAGATCGCCGACATCCTCGACCAGGTGTACCGCGAGGCCGACGACTCGGAGACCGTCGAGG is from Mycolicibacterium grossiae and encodes:
- the rpsA gene encoding 30S ribosomal protein S1 → MPSPSVTSPQVAVNDIGSAEDFLAAIDKTIKYFNDGDIVEGTIVKVDRDEVLLDIGYKTEGVIPSRELSIKHDVDPSEVVSVGDEVEALVLTKEDKEGRLILSKKRAQYERAWGTIEELKEKDEAVKGTVIEVVKGGLILDIGLRGFLPASLVEMRRVRDLQPYIGREIEAKIIELDKNRNNVVLSRRAWLEQTQSEVRSEFLNQLQKGAIRKGVVSSIVNFGAFVDLGGVDGLVHVSELSWKHIDHPSEVVQVGDEVTVEVLDVDMDRERVSLSLKATQEDPWRHFARTHAIGQIVPGKVTKLVPFGAFVRVEEGIEGLVHISELSERHVEVPDQVVQVGDDAMVKVIDIDLDRRRISLSLKQANEDYTEEFDPSKYGMADSYDDAGNYIFPEGFDADSNEWLEGFEKQRDEWEARYAEAERRHKMHTAQMEKFAAADAEAASRPASNGSTSRGDEPTGGTLASDAQLAALREKLAGSA
- the coaE gene encoding dephospho-CoA kinase; protein product: MLRIGLSGGIGAGKSTVSATFSDLGGIVVDGDVIAREVVEPGTEGLARLVEAFGDGILRPDGALDRPALAAIAFSDDEKRATLNGIVHPLVGARRAEIIDAAPADAVIVEDIPLLVESQMAPMFPLVVIVHADEDVRIRRLVEHRGFSESDARARIKAQASEQQRRDVADVWLDNHGDAEDLRARARALWQDRILPFAHNLDAGTPAVGAPVLVDADPTWPDQARRIVARLQTACGHHAVRIDHVGSTAVPGLPAKDVIDVQVTVRDLAVADELSDAIVTAGYPRVADVTADTPHTDDVDGWTKRFHASADPGRLTNVHLRADGNPNQRFALLFRDWLRADPDARADYLAWKRTVADAGHADTGAYAEAKEPWFAEARPRAEAWARATGWQP
- a CDS encoding DUF402 domain-containing protein: MHPPKREVFDVGRRINVDPKGIERTVEVYDVRPWGLYMARPTPGRAQFHFLESWLLPTLGLRASVFHFNPGHERDQDYYLDVARVSRAGEVWHTEDHYLDLVVRTGRDVAITDVDELLAAVVDGRLDEETAQRAVGTAVAAVDGLARHDYDLARWLAGHDMVLTWRSA
- the uvrB gene encoding excinuclease ABC subunit UvrB; this translates as MAFATEHPVLAHSEYRPVDAMVRSGGRFEVVSEYEPAGDQPAAIDELERRVRSGERDVVLLGATGTGKSATTAWLIERLQRPTLVMAPNKTLAAQLANELRDMLPHNSVEYFVSYYDYYQPEAYIAQTDTYIEKDSSINDDVERLRHSATSSLLSRRDVVVVASVSCIYGLGTPQSYMDRSVELQVGQEVPRDGLLRLLVDVQYTRNDMSFTRGSFRVRGDTVEIIPSYEELAVRIEFFGDEVEALYYLHPLTGDVVRKVDSLRIFPATHYVAGPERMAQAISSIERELEERLAELEGQGKLLEAQRLRMRTNYDLEMMKQVGFCSGIENYSRHIDGRGPGTAPATLIDYFPEDFLLVIDESHVTVPQIGGMYEGDMSRKRNLVDFGFRLPSAVDNRPLTWEEFADRIGQTVYLSATPGPYELSQSGGEFVEQVIRPTGLVDPHVIVKPTKGQIDDLIGEIRKRTERDERVLVTTLTKKMAEDLTDYLLETGIRVRYLHSEVDTLRRVELLRQLRLGEYDVLVGINLLREGLDLPEVSLVAILDADKEGFLRSPRSLIQTIGRAARNVSGEVHMYADTMTDSMKQAIDETERRRAKQIAYNEAHGIDPKPLRKKIADILDQVYREADDSETVEVGGSGRNSSRGRRAQGEPGRAVSAGVVEGRDTTSMPRAELADLIKDLTEQMMTAARDLQFELAARIRDEVADLKKELRGMDAAGLK